The Heyndrickxia vini genome contains a region encoding:
- a CDS encoding recombinase family protein: protein MLSKLKVVYARVSSDQQNLDMQLEAAKPFIKDYHPDEIIYLSDDGVSATKKKLEERPKMQELLELIRNEQVDTLIVYQRDRLARDFYEYLEIILLIYTYKVNVIFTATGHLPFNHDLESGMFSEGVFGMLSQIEGMNIANRTGDAFQKAPHSIFGYIVERNSNSKTYTVNPEYKAIIKQLYKDCLSVKNSKDLIELLLRYKSIIKRKETDVFNILIRPFYAGYVEVNGNYERLSHVPAIITLDQFKEIQEKLKELAPNLNLGTLKDDKMPPIVPRCHKCKEPLVTNSYLKTDILKCKKHKKVSIHRELLDSLIDEVMTDIIKNTDLNQIEEKTLATLKKLQSTIVNKKEGIQRKFEQVQMKMLTGLNFAKEKSLVYEMEHTLFALQDEYRKLVENEVKIEKLISEVNQFVNIVIRKLEALPFNEYREIVIKSFIKDAFVHEGYVNFELYYSDFYNSNAG from the coding sequence TTGTTATCGAAATTAAAAGTCGTATATGCAAGGGTTAGTTCCGACCAACAAAATTTGGATATGCAACTTGAAGCGGCAAAGCCTTTCATTAAGGACTATCATCCGGATGAGATTATTTATTTAAGTGACGATGGTGTTTCAGCAACTAAGAAAAAATTAGAAGAGCGCCCTAAGATGCAAGAGCTGCTTGAATTGATTCGAAATGAACAAGTTGATACATTAATTGTTTACCAACGTGATCGACTGGCAAGGGATTTTTACGAATATTTGGAGATTATCCTGTTAATCTATACCTATAAGGTTAATGTGATTTTTACCGCAACAGGACATCTTCCTTTTAATCATGATTTAGAAAGTGGCATGTTTTCGGAAGGTGTGTTTGGAATGTTGAGCCAAATAGAAGGTATGAACATTGCAAATCGAACAGGAGACGCTTTTCAAAAAGCACCTCATAGTATCTTTGGTTATATAGTAGAAAGAAACAGTAATAGTAAAACGTACACTGTCAATCCTGAGTATAAAGCAATTATTAAACAATTATATAAGGATTGCCTTTCTGTTAAAAATTCAAAAGACTTAATTGAGCTCTTGTTGAGATATAAAAGCATTATTAAGCGAAAAGAGACTGATGTTTTTAATATTTTGATTAGACCATTTTATGCTGGCTATGTAGAAGTTAATGGTAACTATGAACGCCTAAGTCATGTACCAGCAATTATTACACTGGACCAATTTAAAGAGATTCAGGAAAAGTTGAAAGAATTAGCTCCAAACTTAAATCTTGGTACATTGAAAGATGATAAAATGCCACCGATTGTTCCGAGGTGCCATAAATGTAAAGAACCATTGGTAACTAATAGTTATTTGAAAACTGATATATTAAAATGTAAAAAACATAAAAAAGTATCTATTCACCGAGAGTTATTAGATTCACTAATTGACGAGGTTATGACTGATATAATTAAGAACACGGACCTTAATCAAATAGAGGAAAAAACGTTAGCTACATTAAAAAAATTACAATCAACCATAGTTAACAAAAAAGAAGGAATCCAAAGAAAGTTTGAACAAGTTCAAATGAAAATGTTAACTGGGTTGAATTTTGCAAAAGAGAAAAGTTTAGTTTACGAAATGGAACATACCTTGTTTGCCCTACAAGATGAATACCGTAAGCTTGTTGAAAACGAGGTTAAAATTGAAAAGTTAATTTCTGAAGTGAATCAGTTTGTAAACATCGTAATTCGTAAGTTAGAAGCGTTACCTTTTAATGAATATCGCGAAATTGTAATTAAATCTTTCATTAAAGATGCTTTTGTACACGAGGGATATGTAAATTTTGAATTATATTATTCAGACTTTTATAACTCAAATGCGGGGTGA
- a CDS encoding recombinase family protein — translation MRKKRAVGYKRRSPRSEKDFGNTSLEKQEDEIINYCNKNNIELVDIYVDDLKSGSSFKGRDGFIEMYNRVLKEEEEIDYIIVYKQDRLSRDSLDTLYLMKKLNQIDKHIISIADSINTEDSTAKILVHVLALVAELEREFITFRTNSGMEKRAENGDFLGGKNYGYEVINKKLSILPEEAKVVKYIFDKYSLEKWGYKKIAANLNVQGIKTKNGKEWTVNAVKTVLENQRYIGNSKWRGEYTKGQHTPIIEKSLWDETRKVMQVRSFTPRKVHPGSFPLSGILKCPQCLGPMVQGNSGPKYKYYQCNKNKNSGSSVCSSNLIKKEYAEEFVLKDFLQHFKEKVSPSAIYSVTQSILDYELNPLEKEASNLKKQIEKLEREMLKIMEHSSDPSLNLDADMIKSHLAVKQDEINKIKSALADITKQIELKQNESIMDIIEFSIKNFEDFYHTISDDEKKIFFHSVIKEVHVTQGKKTKDRRIKDVIYHFDFENLNNIK, via the coding sequence ATGAGGAAAAAAAGAGCTGTTGGTTATAAAAGAAGAAGTCCTCGATCAGAAAAGGACTTTGGAAACACGTCTTTGGAAAAACAAGAGGATGAAATTATCAATTATTGTAATAAAAACAACATAGAACTAGTTGATATTTATGTCGATGATTTAAAGTCAGGTAGTTCATTTAAAGGTAGAGACGGTTTTATTGAAATGTATAACAGAGTGCTAAAAGAAGAAGAGGAAATAGATTATATCATTGTCTATAAGCAAGATAGACTCTCTCGTGATTCGTTAGATACATTGTATTTAATGAAGAAACTAAACCAAATTGACAAACATATTATATCAATAGCCGATAGCATTAATACAGAGGATTCTACAGCTAAGATCCTTGTTCATGTTTTAGCTTTAGTCGCCGAATTAGAAAGGGAATTTATCACGTTTCGAACGAATTCGGGAATGGAAAAAAGAGCTGAAAATGGAGACTTTCTTGGCGGGAAGAATTATGGATATGAAGTTATAAATAAGAAATTATCAATACTTCCTGAGGAAGCGAAAGTTGTTAAATATATTTTTGATAAGTACTCCTTAGAAAAGTGGGGATATAAAAAGATTGCTGCAAACCTTAATGTTCAAGGAATTAAGACTAAAAATGGAAAAGAATGGACAGTTAATGCAGTTAAAACGGTACTTGAGAACCAGCGGTATATAGGGAATAGCAAATGGCGAGGGGAATATACAAAAGGGCAACATACTCCAATCATTGAAAAGTCTTTGTGGGATGAAACAAGGAAGGTTATGCAAGTAAGAAGTTTCACACCCCGAAAGGTACATCCAGGATCTTTCCCATTGAGTGGAATACTTAAATGTCCACAATGCTTGGGACCAATGGTTCAAGGCAACAGTGGTCCGAAATATAAGTATTATCAGTGCAATAAAAATAAAAACAGTGGTAGTAGTGTGTGTTCTTCCAATCTTATTAAAAAGGAGTATGCTGAAGAATTTGTACTTAAGGATTTCTTACAACATTTCAAGGAAAAAGTTTCACCATCCGCTATTTACTCTGTTACACAGTCAATATTGGACTATGAATTAAATCCTTTAGAAAAGGAAGCTAGTAATCTAAAAAAGCAGATAGAAAAGTTAGAAAGAGAGATGTTAAAAATAATGGAACACTCTAGTGACCCATCTCTTAATCTAGATGCCGATATGATAAAATCCCATTTAGCTGTAAAACAAGATGAAATAAACAAAATAAAATCTGCGCTTGCTGACATTACTAAGCAAATTGAGCTAAAACAAAATGAGTCAATAATGGACATTATAGAATTTTCTATTAAGAACTTTGAAGACTTTTACCATACAATCTCTGATGACGAAAAGAAGATATTTTTTCATTCTGTAATTAAAGAAGTTCATGTAACTCAAGGAAAAAAAACAAAGGATCGACGCATAAAAGATGTTATATATCATTTTGATTTTGAAAATCTTAATAACATAAAGTAA
- a CDS encoding DUF2075 domain-containing protein, which yields MCELVYEKRDFTRDSDYTVKTVHLNNYPIVYILYNEKNRPSAYIGQTVHATRRLKNHIEDNRRKDLNRTILIGHEKFNQSATYNIESNLINYFIADNHYQLQNVSQTSSREMHNYYEKSFYNEDLFQAIWEKLREEKIVSDTLENLRNKDIYKLSPYKELSPLQLDIKNKILDFCKEHIKLEGNHVITVEGDAGTGKSVLLSSLFNTLQDLSKDSSSLLHGTDNYLLVNNGEMLKTYKNIANSLPNIKKKNLMKPTPFINEKTKSEALADIVLIDEAHLLLTKEDSYNNFNYKNQLDEIIKRSKITIVIFDPKQVLKIKSYWNERLLEEITNHYSAKNVKLTDQMRMNANPETMKWINRFIAKEVLPLPAETGSSFELKIFKDAESFKSALECKNNEVGLSRIVSTFDYLHKKDKKTYIVDEDGINMPWNNTMNNVAWAENPESIREVGSIYTVQGFDLNYVGVVLGPSVSYNEDEDQLVIDTSKYKDTGAFASRSDLSPEKNQEIKEEIILNSINVLMKRGIHGLYIYATDPILRRHLLELERRRKA from the coding sequence ATGTGTGAATTAGTATATGAAAAGAGAGATTTTACACGGGATTCTGATTATACCGTTAAGACAGTTCATCTAAATAATTATCCTATCGTCTATATTCTATATAATGAGAAAAACAGGCCATCAGCTTATATTGGTCAAACCGTTCATGCTACAAGAAGGTTAAAGAATCATATAGAGGATAATCGGAGAAAAGATTTAAATCGCACTATCCTAATTGGACATGAGAAGTTTAATCAATCAGCAACGTATAATATTGAGTCAAATTTGATTAACTATTTCATTGCTGATAATCACTATCAACTACAAAATGTTAGCCAGACTAGCTCAAGGGAAATGCACAATTATTATGAGAAATCATTCTATAATGAAGATCTTTTTCAAGCAATTTGGGAGAAGCTTCGTGAGGAGAAAATTGTGAGTGATACCCTGGAAAACCTTCGGAACAAAGATATTTATAAACTATCACCTTATAAAGAATTATCACCTCTGCAGCTGGATATTAAAAATAAAATTCTTGATTTCTGTAAGGAACATATCAAATTAGAAGGCAACCATGTGATTACAGTTGAAGGAGATGCTGGGACGGGTAAAAGTGTCCTATTAAGCTCTTTGTTTAACACTCTTCAGGATTTATCAAAGGATAGTAGCTCTCTTCTGCATGGAACCGACAATTACTTGCTTGTGAATAATGGCGAGATGCTGAAGACGTATAAAAATATTGCCAACAGCTTGCCGAATATAAAGAAAAAGAATCTCATGAAGCCAACACCGTTTATTAATGAGAAAACGAAGTCAGAAGCTTTAGCAGATATTGTTCTCATAGACGAAGCACATCTTCTATTAACAAAGGAAGATAGCTATAACAATTTTAACTATAAAAATCAGTTGGATGAAATTATTAAACGTAGCAAGATTACCATCGTCATCTTTGACCCAAAGCAAGTATTAAAGATTAAAAGCTACTGGAACGAACGCTTACTTGAGGAAATTACAAATCACTATTCAGCCAAAAATGTCAAACTTACAGACCAAATGCGGATGAATGCTAACCCTGAAACAATGAAGTGGATTAATCGTTTTATTGCCAAAGAGGTTCTTCCATTACCAGCAGAAACAGGATCTTCCTTTGAACTAAAAATATTTAAAGATGCTGAATCGTTTAAAAGTGCTTTAGAATGTAAGAATAATGAAGTAGGTCTATCACGTATTGTTTCAACCTTTGATTACTTACATAAAAAAGATAAGAAAACTTACATTGTCGATGAAGATGGAATAAATATGCCTTGGAATAACACCATGAATAATGTGGCATGGGCTGAGAATCCTGAATCCATTAGAGAAGTAGGTTCCATCTATACTGTTCAAGGCTTTGATCTTAACTATGTCGGTGTAGTTCTTGGCCCTTCGGTTAGCTATAATGAAGATGAAGACCAATTAGTTATCGATACATCTAAATATAAAGATACAGGGGCATTCGCTTCACGCTCTGACTTATCACCAGAGAAGAACCAAGAAATTAAGGAAGAAATCATCCTCAATTCCATCAACGTTTTAATGAAGAGAGGCATTCACGGCCTATACATTTATGCTACAGACCCTATTTTAAGAAGACATCTATTAGAGTTAGAAAGGAGAAGAAAGGCTTGA
- a CDS encoding recombinase family protein, protein MVEKVKYALGYCRRSSLKQKGNHSIEFQKEIIEIHAKHMGYVIVGFIIDDAVSAFRNPASKRKGMQQLYHLVLNDKASAVFFYDETRIDRSIVTFVNEIYKPLIQHKPNIKFYSTSSSQEWDPFTIDIQFKLLNASYESVTKSQRTIDNQKVLVNQDKRPGSRTPFGLKKIPSSENQYETFVEDENADIVRFIYFLYSWGYSIQRIADTLDKKVPAPGGQLWHKNTVEGILKRSIYLGDNVWGEYNKYQDDLFEKKPIYTPVIVPELHELVEQAKGLEKKHGQFSTPYTFRSIAYCENCKVQLKTRDDGPKKTKAKRKYQNYICPNCKQKAELSAIHAAVNQVFTKHWAISLSKMEQIGLNKLKEMEKILEKELDKLNTSYELLKYNESMIPSLELKSSINKHIVQVKEKLNDKRKAISATQKQITNLIEDKRALRLTLHLSLSNSFDKLTGVEKRMIALTFIEKVIINMKTMKVDIDFRLHPFIELENKVGQLTEINNIKMDA, encoded by the coding sequence ATGGTCGAAAAAGTTAAATATGCTTTAGGCTATTGCCGTCGTTCTAGTCTTAAACAAAAAGGGAATCACTCAATTGAGTTTCAAAAAGAAATTATTGAAATACATGCAAAACATATGGGATACGTCATTGTTGGTTTTATAATTGATGATGCAGTTAGCGCATTTAGAAACCCTGCAAGTAAAAGAAAGGGGATGCAACAATTATATCATTTAGTATTAAATGATAAAGCATCAGCTGTATTTTTCTATGATGAAACTCGAATTGATAGATCTATTGTTACATTTGTTAATGAGATATACAAGCCATTAATTCAACATAAACCTAATATCAAATTTTATTCTACATCATCTAGTCAAGAGTGGGATCCGTTCACTATTGATATTCAGTTTAAATTGCTAAATGCATCATATGAATCTGTTACTAAATCTCAGAGAACAATTGATAATCAAAAGGTCTTAGTAAATCAAGATAAGCGTCCTGGAAGTCGAACTCCATTTGGCTTAAAGAAAATTCCTAGTTCAGAAAATCAGTATGAAACATTTGTTGAGGATGAGAATGCAGACATCGTAAGGTTTATTTACTTTTTATATTCATGGGGGTATAGCATACAGCGTATAGCTGATACTCTCGATAAAAAAGTACCAGCTCCTGGAGGGCAATTGTGGCATAAGAATACTGTTGAAGGAATACTAAAGCGATCAATTTATCTAGGAGATAATGTTTGGGGTGAATATAACAAGTATCAAGATGACCTGTTTGAAAAAAAACCTATTTATACTCCAGTTATTGTACCAGAATTACACGAACTTGTGGAACAAGCAAAAGGGTTGGAAAAGAAACATGGTCAATTTAGTACCCCTTATACTTTTCGTTCAATTGCTTACTGTGAGAATTGCAAAGTGCAATTAAAAACTAGAGATGATGGGCCGAAGAAAACAAAAGCCAAACGAAAGTATCAGAATTACATTTGCCCTAATTGCAAGCAGAAAGCAGAATTAAGTGCAATTCATGCCGCTGTTAATCAAGTTTTTACTAAACACTGGGCAATATCACTAAGTAAAATGGAACAAATCGGACTAAACAAGTTAAAAGAGATGGAAAAAATATTGGAAAAAGAGTTGGATAAATTAAATACTTCGTATGAATTGCTTAAATACAATGAATCAATGATTCCAAGTCTTGAACTGAAATCTTCCATAAATAAGCATATTGTTCAGGTAAAAGAAAAGCTGAATGATAAAAGAAAAGCTATTTCTGCGACGCAAAAACAAATTACAAACTTAATTGAAGATAAAAGAGCTTTACGATTAACTCTACACTTGTCTCTTTCGAATTCATTTGATAAATTAACGGGTGTCGAAAAAAGAATGATTGCCCTGACGTTTATTGAAAAAGTTATCATTAACATGAAAACCATGAAGGTTGACATTGATTTTAGACTTCACCCATTCATTGAATTAGAAAATAAAGTGGGTCAGCTTACCGAAATAAATAATATTAAGATGGATGCCTAA
- a CDS encoding nucleotide pyrophosphohydrolase, which yields MSDIQYLINKINRFRDERNWRQYHNPKDLAISISIEAAELLEDFQWISSEEALKTKKENIREEIADVLIYSLMLCSDLRLDVKEIVEEKILKNGRKYPIG from the coding sequence TTGAGCGATATTCAATACTTAATCAATAAAATTAACAGATTCCGAGATGAGCGTAACTGGAGACAATACCATAATCCCAAAGACCTTGCTATCTCTATTTCTATTGAAGCAGCCGAACTACTAGAAGACTTTCAATGGATTAGTAGCGAGGAAGCACTTAAAACAAAGAAAGAAAACATCCGTGAAGAAATCGCGGATGTCTTAATCTACTCATTGATGTTGTGTTCTGACCTTAGGTTGGATGTTAAAGAGATTGTAGAAGAGAAGATCTTGAAGAATGGAAGGAAGTATCCTATTGGTTGA